The Strix uralensis isolate ZFMK-TIS-50842 chromosome 26, bStrUra1, whole genome shotgun sequence nucleotide sequence AGTCCTCATCCTGGCTTTGTCTGCAGGGCTCGGGGGTCCCCCAGGACAGGTCATTAGGAGCAACTGCAAGAGAGTGTGATGAGAGATTAGCCCCAGGCAGGTGGTGAGGCCAGCCCTAGCTCTGGGGGAGCCCCACTCACACCCTTGGGTCATGGAGGATCCCTTTGGAGGGCTTTGGGGAAGGCTCCCTGCTGCTGTGAGGACACATGGAATAGGGATGAGGACAGACAAGGGCTGCCTGGGAGAAGGCAGCGAGCAGGGTACAGTCCCCATGCCACCTCCCCACGCCACTGGCCCTGCATGCTGCTCAGCATCGGGGACATGCCGGAGCACCAGGGCCCAGGGGAACTGTGGGACTGGACAGGCTGAGCAGGGATTTCTCCTTGCAGGACTTTCCCATGGAAGAGGACTTGCTTTTCCCAGGGCTGTTTGGCTGGGCTCCAAGGGGAGAGAGATATCCCAACTCCCTTTGTGGGGAgccacacagccctgcagaaacACAGCGGGCAGCCCTCGTGCTCCCATTCTTCCACCAGTCTGCAGGACAAACAAAGGCAGGGAAGGTGCCCACTGCTGGGGTCACCGGGGGCAGACGGGCACCCTCCAGCTCCCAAGCCTTCCCGCAGGCTCTCCCCAGCAGCCTCAGCCATGCAGCGCACAGGGCAGATGCTGGCTGTCGCTCCCTAATGGCAGGGACATGTGTGGTGGGGGATACCATCACTTCCTAGGCTAGCTGAAGGCCAGAGGAAGAGCGAGCCACGCAATCCTGGAGCTGAGCCTGAGTGGGGACAGGGGACTTTCCTGGAGCAGATGCACCAGAATGAGCTATTGTTCCAGCCTGGCCTGCGAGCAAGGGGCTGCAGGCACCTGCTGCCACACTAAGGCATTCTGCCCAGCCCTTGGCGAAGGCATCTTGAGGGGAGCCGAGGTAAagctgctggcagcacccaggAGGACTGTGCTGGCTGGCTCCTCCCAGGTGCTGGGGCTGCCGCACGGCTGCGGGTCCGCAGGCGAGGACACCCTGGGGATGGTCCCAGCTGCCCGGCCAGCCGTAAGTGTGCTGGGAGCGCTGGTGTGATGCCAGCAGGACCCACACCCCAGAAACATCCTTCCTGCCTCGGGGCAGCAGCGGCAGGGCAGGATGTGCCCATGCTGCAAGGGCCTAGGGAGGCAGGGGAAGATGCTGAGACTGGGGAAGCTGCATGTCCCCCTGCGAAGGCAGGCCTGGAGGGAGCCGTGGTGGTCCTCAGCACTGTCTCCCAACTCTGCGGCTGCAGGCTGTGCTGCCAGCCCTTTGTCTGCCTCATTTTTCCCATTCCTTTGCCACCCACAGCCTGTTCCCAGCCAGTCTGCTGGGACCTGCCCAGGGTGCGATGTgaggcagccccagcactgcTAGCCTGGCCCCAGACTCTGCACAGCCTGGACCCCCGAGCACAAGGTCCTGATCCGCCCCCAAGCACATTGGGCTCCAGAGAGCTCCTCAAGCACCGTGACACCCAGCCCCCAGttgctccctcccttcctctgcttCCAGCTAAAAGCCGCAAGGACACAGCGGCTATGAGAGCTGAGGCAGCCCTATAGCTGGCTTCCTCTGGCTGCTCTGTTTCCCCGAAAAGCGGGGCAGCTGCCCAGCTGCGGTGAGCTCAGCACCAGGAAGGCACCTCAGAGGCATGATGCAGCATCAGCCCCGCAGCCTGGCTCGGTGCCAGCGCAGCCGGTGCCCTGCACAggccctggccagcagtgggttTCCAGGCAGGGCTGGAGTCATCCTGGGCTCCTGCACCCTCAGGGTGAGCTGTGGTGGCCCCAGTTagcaccagcacagcccagttTACAGCACAGCCCTGTCTACCCTGTGCCAAAGGAGCACTGAGAGGCTGACAAGGGGAGGGGGGCGCTCACAAGTGGGGCCCATCCTGTCCTGTTGCTGGCAGCTGCTACGGGCACAGCTGGGAGCGCAGTGGCATCATGCCCAGACCTCCAGCAAGTGCAGGGACAGCTGGGGGGACCCTCCCTGCAAGGAGGGGTTCTGGCTGTGGCCCAGTTGCCCTGCACCCTGACAGGGGCCTCTGTCTCCCCCACAGGGCCCCGGGAAGGCATTTTCTGTCCCTACATGCCAGCCTCGCAGCCCTTCCACTGGGAGCCCTGCTCTACTCTGCTCCAGCCAAATCAGCTTTCCAGCTTGAGCAGATCCCCTGGGTGctcccagccccctgcacccctcctTGCCCCGTGCCGGGGTGCCTGAGCCCTGCACCTCTCTCCAGCAGGTCTGGATGCTGCGGAGCCAAACACCCTACAGCAGGGGAGAGCAGGCACgggctcccctctgccccccggaGCAATGATGGAGAAGCCCTGCTAACGAAGCCGTGACCTCTAAACCCTGCAGCGCCTGCACCTCTGAAGCCCTGCAGCGGGGAGCCCACCGGGGCACAGTGCCCCGGGCACAGCAGGGGCATGGGCAGgcgctgggagcagggagggggaagcaggtGAGCGGCTGAAGGCAGGGAATGAGTGGAGCACACCCAGTCCTTGGCTcggctctttttttttccttctcctgtttgGTAAAGCAATGAGAAATCCAAACATTACCATAAATGCTGAAAGCATCCTGCCTCTGTCACGTGGGCACGGGCGCACACGCTGCCAGTGGGATCCAGGCACCCACTGCTGCGAGGGACCCCACAGCCACAACCGGCCaggcggggaggggccggggccggcgagGGAGCCAGCGGGCAGGACAGACCCCAGgcatggacagacagacagatacgCATGGATCTGCCATCCCGACAGCTGTTGTGGAGGGTGGCAAAGCTGAGCTACATGAGCATGTGGACTAGACCCAAACGAGATGTGAACAGCACATGGCAATGATGGCATAAGATTGTGAGGCTGTAATAGCACAGGAATGTAGAGGCTGTTAATATGTTTTAAAGGCTTTAAGGGCTTTGTTTGACTGCCTAAAAGTAGTCATTCATGATAAAGCAGAACTTACAGCTTGCTTAATGCTCTTGCTTAATGTTGACCGGTTTTCTGATTGGAGGGATAAGAAAATTTGGAAAAGCCCAGAACGAGTTTGAGCCCGAAATCAGATGTAATAACCACTAGCCTAAACTACAGCCccagaaataggaaaagaatgaACCCCCCTAGAGACAAGAAAACCGATTCAATGAAAAATAAGAAGACCCCAGACTTGAATATTACTATTGGACTGGACTGTCGTGTGAGGGGCAGAAACTTAGGTTGTAAGGGTATAATTGCCCAGGGATTTTAGTGTTTGGGATCCCTCTCCAGAGGCACCCAGCTCGAGCTGCCTAAATTTGTGCACCGTGGACAGAATAAATTACGCTTTTATTTTGAAGGCCTTGATTAGAGACTCTGCTTCGGGAAACCTAGGGTCGAGCCTGCGGGAAGAGGAAGCGCTGGAgcgggagtgtgtgtgtgtgccaggaGTCGGAAGGACCACCCTTCAGTGGAGTCGCCCGCTACAAAGAGACTCCGTTCCTGGCAGCTAAAGACGCGGGTGATGTGTGTGAGACTCCTTGTTTGGTGTGTGAATGCTCGGACAGCGGCTTCTCCCTTAACACAGCTCAGGGGGTGCTGCGGCTGGAGGAGAGCTGGATGGCACCGAGCAGCACTGGCCCACGCAGAGCGTGCCAGGACACGgcccctctcccagctcctgccctggctCAGGGTGTTACGGGGGGAAcatgcaggggaaggggctggcagctgcaggaaaggAACCGCAGCGTCCTGCTGCCTCAGGGCTCCTCCCTTGCtgccccagggtgcagggcttCCCTCCTTGGCCCTGCACTGGCCGGTGCCTCCTGGGGCTGCAGATGTCTTTCCCATGGGTCATCCACTCCGCTTGCTCTCCCCTTCCTTAAAAAGCCTTGGGCTCCAGGGCTGGATTTTCTTGAGCTTGTCATCGCTGGATCACACAGCTTGTCATCACTGGCTGAGCGAAGGCCAGAGACACCGTCAGCCCCACGCCCTGCCTGAGAGCCggcaggagctgctctggggCTGTAACCTTGGGCCAGGCCACGGCCATGGGTTTATTCTGGGACTTCCTGCAGGAAACTGCCGGGTGGGGAGAGAGCAGCGCTGCCCTGGGCTGACCCTGTCCCAGACACCTGCACCCCGGGGACCCCGCTGAGAGCACAAACCTTCCCTGCACCAGGGCTGAGGCTGGCACAAGCTCATCACGTGTGTGGCCCCAGGGACTCTGTGGGTTTTGGGTGCCCCCCGCGCTGGAACCAGGGTGAGGGAGCCACTCTCATGCCCCAGAGCCTTCCCGTGTGCCGTGGGTGCCGTGTCGCGGGTCCACCCGCCCCGCTGAGAGCGGCCCTGCGCTCGCGGCGCCGCCACGCTTAAACGACCGCCGCTGGCCCTTTAACTGCGCGCAGGGGGCGGGGCCCGTCCCGGTGGCGACAGCCAACCGGAAGCGCCCCGTccggccgcgcccccgccgcgtCCTCCGAACCGCCCAATGGGCTGCGGGGAGAGGCGTGGCCCTCGCCGCCGATTGGCCCGGCGTCGCGCGGCAGCCCgggccaagatggcggcgcccagCGCCGGGGGGCCGCGAGCGGGCCGCGGCTGACGGCCGCCGTACGGGCCCCGCAGGGGCGCCCGGCTGCTGCCCGCAGCCATGGACCTGCTGTTCGCGCTGCTCCGCGGCCTGCGGGTGGCTCTGGACCTGCTGGTCCTGGTGCTGGACGTGAACTTCTTCCTGGTGTCCTCGTTGGTGTCGGCGCTGTTCTGGCTGCTCGCCGCGGCCTGCAgcctccccgcggccgccgccgccgcggcgctggcCTGCTGGGACGGGCTGCTGCTCTCGCTGGCCTCGCTGGCCCGGGCGGCCTGCGGGCTGGCGCTGGGCGCCCTGCAGGGGCTGGCCGGGCTGCTGCGCGGCTGCTGCTGCGGCCTGGAGGGGCTCAAGGTGGCGGGGCACCTCCTCTCGCACCTGGCGCTGCGGGGCAAGGAGTTGCTGCACCGCGGGCTCTGCGGCCTGCTGGGCTGCGGCCAGGCCCTGGCCAGGCAGCTCTGCGAGGGGCTGGCCATCGCCACCAGCCTGCTGGCCTACCTCGTCAACAGCCTCGTCAACGTGTGCCTCATCGGCACGCAGAACCTCTTCACCCTGCTCGCGGCCCTGTGGGACTCCGTCGCCGGCCCCTTCCTCAGAGTCACGGACCTGCTGGCTGCTTTCCTCGCGCACGTCTCCAGCGGTGCCATCGCTGTGTCCATCCTGCTGTGGTCGCCCTGCCAGTTGGCCTTCGAGCTCCTGGCCTCCGTCCTCGAGCTCTTCATCAGCATCTTCTTTGTGAATATTTACGGCCTGGGCTTGCTCCTCCTCATTATTGTTGTCGGCATCTTTGTCTTCAACCCTGGGCTGCTGTGGACGCTGACAGGCTACGTGCTGAGCTACTTCAACACGCTGCCTTCCTACCACCGCCTGCAGCGGGATGTGTGGCGGCTCTATCAGGTGGCAGTGCTGACGCTGGGTATGGCCATGACCTCCCAGGCCTGGCGCAGGTTGGTGGACTGGAGTCTGCAGGTGACCAACTGGAGCCGAGGAGGTAGAACGACGAACCGGGAGAGCAACCAGCGAGGGGCAGCTGTGCCCGCCCTGAGACCCGCAGCCCCCGGCAGGCTGATGCTGGCAGGGGTTGGCCAGCAGCCAGTCGAGCACGAGGACTGGCTGAATGCTGAGCAGATACCACAAGCGCGTCCTGCTCTGAGTCGAAGTGCCGTGGCAGGACAGCGTCACCAGCCACCCAGGGAGGAACCGAGCACCTCCTGGGGGAAAGCTCCAAGGAGGCAGCAGCTGAACGCAGCAGCTGGGGATGGTGAGGGCACTCTGGATAACGACCCCTGGATGCTCCTGAAAGAGCAAGAGGAACGTAAGAAATGTGTCATCTGTCAAGACCAAACCAAGACAGTCCTGCTTCTGCCCTGCAGGCACCTGTGCCTGTGTCAGGAGTGCACGGAAGTCCTCCTGCAGCAGGCCATCTACCAGCGCAACTGCCCGCTGTGCCGCCAGATGATCCTCCAGACGCTCAATGTGTACTTGTGAGCCCATGGGGCGGGTGGCTTGGGTCAGTGTCCCAGGAGGTCAAGGGCACCCCTGTCTGCCTCTTGCCAGGAAGCAGAACTTCCCAGGGCTGCCTTCGTGCAGCTTCCAAAGAACTAAGAATGGTGCTGAAAAGGCAAAAGGCTGTTGGGGGTGTCTGCTAGCCACATTTGCTACGTAACAAGATTGTAGCTCTTGCTAGCAAGCACAATAACTGACCTCTGCAGCAGGCTGagtgtgttactttttttttgttgacaACTTTTGCTGTTTCGGGACCTGTTGCCTCAAGCCTGCAGCAGTCTGAGATCCAAAGCAGAGTGCAGAAAGTTGCCCTGGTCCCTCCTAGCCAAAGCTGATGGAAACATTAAAGGCTGTGCCCTCCTGGGAATCATAGAGGCTGGTGCAAGGCAAGGGAGGGTTTTTCTCAAGGTCTGACCAGAAAACTACCTGGCAGACTGCATTCAGGCCTGTTCCTCCTCCCACCATCTAAATGGGGGAGCTCCTTGGGAAGGGAGAAGTGTGCCTCTTTTGCAAGGCCCTAGGAGAGTAATGAGCACACTTGAGAGTTTCAGGCTTTGTTACCAGAGGGCTGAGCCTGGCTctcagctggagaagagcagggTTTCTCAGGTACTTCAGTATCCCAGCCACCATGGCTTTGGTTTTGGAGCTTCCTATTCCTCTTGCCAGGACAATGAGGAGCCATGATGAGTGTGGGCTTCCTGCAGGCCAGCTGACTGCAGAGCTCagtgttgctgctgctttccacGCATCACCTATGCAAGACTAGCAAGCACACATCAGGTTATTTGCATGAGGAGGCCAGAGGGAGTTACTCTTTCTGCAGGGGTGTTGGTGCTGCTTGGGGAACCTGAGgggtggctggctggctggccagcCAGTACTCACAgccctgacagcagcagcacacgTCAGAGCCAATGCTGGAGAATCCTCTCTAGATAATACACATTTTCTTCAGGCTCAGAGTGCCATGGAACCGGGTGGTTCACACCAGTGCTtgcctgctgcttcccaggctgGGCTGGCTAGAGGGAGTAATCTTTGGGAGGAGAGGGGCCACCCCAAAGCTCCTGGGAGCCCACTGAGACATTCCAGCTCCAGGCACAAGTTCTGCATATCCGTGCTGCAGATCTGCACTTGTGTGCATGGAGCAGTACCAGGACCATGGCTGTCTTTGATTAGGGCAGGGTTACACTGCTGTTGCGTCTTACTGTCTGTCAGAAATGTAGctagttttatttaaaagtgtCCCCTGAGGTCTAACGAGAGCATCTGATCCTGACTGGGAGGCCTGAGATGGCTCATCCTAGCTTGGTCAACCAGCACCATTCCAAGAAATTGCTGGGCTGCAAGAGGGCCCTGCACTAAAAAGCTTTCCCTTTTCCAGCTGCTTGCCTGAGGTCAGCCATGCACCACAGCCAATTTTGGCTGGAGCCAGAGTGGAAAGAGTCTTGACTCCTGGACCGCAAGCCAAGAGCCTGAGGGCGGCTGGCATGGTCTTCCGTCTCTATTCTCCTTCTTGATTAGTGATTTAAGCCAAAACGGAGGCAGCAGAGAGGCCAGGCCATGCTGGGAGACGCCTCTGTGCTGTAAACACGAGCTGCGGCAAGATATTATCTTGTTAGAGAGCAGCTTTGCTCTGGGAGGCACCCAGTTGCCCCTGtgtgtgctggggctggagggacTCCTGGGCCAAGCTGGGCTCCTGAGCACCAATGGGTTCAAAGGGCCTGGCCCCAGGGCTGTCACCTGCTTCCACCTCACTTGGCAGAGGTGCAGAGCTCCTGGCACAAGCACCGTTGCTCAGCCTCTTGTCCCTGTGCCTCCCCAGACACACATCGCCCGTGTTAACGTTTGCTCTCTCCACCCACCTCTCCCGTGGCTGCAGCCAGTGACACTCGCAGCTGAGTAGCCAAGCCCTTGCCGGGCAGCAAGCGCAGCCCCCCAGGCTGCCTTCCCCAGGGTCCAGCTTGTCCCGGGCACTTGCAGAGGTGGAAGAGCTGCACCCTTCCCTGGCTGTGGCTCTGGAGACACCTGGGAGGGGGAGCCTGGCCATGCTTCtagctgcagctgtgctggttGGTGGGGACCAGCTCACAGATCTTGGCCTGTGGTGTTTCCTACGCGAATTACAGCGTGGGGGAAGGACACCTCCCCAGGACTGCAGTCTCTCCCCTCAAACCCTTTTTCTATTACAGCAGTCACGCTTATTGTTTTAGGGCCTGTTTGTTTGCTGCctgtttattaaacaaaaaagaaaaaagagaaagctttgCCTTAAGTTTAACTCTTTGCACTATGGACTAGACAGCGAGCAGATTAAAATCTCCTTTACCAAAAGCTGCCTGCTGCCTCATTCTTGGGAATGGTTTTCTTTGGGGAGGATGGGGTCTCCTCTCTGCTCACCCCTGGGCTCCAGAGGAAGCCCATCACTCCCCACCACAGGTCAGAGCTGCAGGGCTAACGCCACCAGCAAGCTCAGGGGTACTTCTCTGGGGGTGCTTGCACCcagaagggcagtgctgtggggtACCCCAGAGCCAGGCTGCTGCACAGGAGAAGGGTGGCACCCAGGAGATGACTCTGCACCTGAAGACACGGCAGGTGGGCTTTCCCAGGCTGGCatcctccagcccctgctctgccAACCCGCAGCGAGAGGAGGTGGTTGTGGCTACGCCTGTGCAGGGGGGGAAAGCGCGCAGCTCGCAAGGCAGCGGCGCTAATGTCTGCATCTTGCCTGGAGAGGTGTGTGGTGCTGCAGCCTCTTCTGGGCCCAGGAGTGGGCAGAGCAGCTAGGGTGGCTCTCTCTGGCGGGGGCCCAGGCCTGGTGGGCATCTTCTCTCCTCGTTCAGGTCACTTGGAGCTGTTTAGCAAGGAGAGAAGCAGTAGCTGCTTTGCGGAGGGGCTCGTACACACTGTTTCGTCTCTTTTCAGGAGCAGTTCCTCCCTGGAGTGAAGGATTGGTGCACAGGTTCTCCAGAGCTGGAGCTCCCCAGGGCCTGAGCAGCCCAAAGCAGAGGGGCTGGGATTTCCCAGGCTGGCAGGAACATGCACAGGGATGTGTAATCCCTGCTGCCATCTGTCCTTCACACCTCCATGTCCTCCAAGCCTGCCTGTCCCAGGGATGGAGGCAGCTCCCAAAGCACTGGGAGTtgtggagcagcaggcagcaccgGGCTTGGTCTTGCCTTGCAGAAAGGCCATGGCAGGCTCAGCTGCGCTGGGCTACTGGTGAGCAGATGCATTTGCTGCACAATGAGTTACTCCCTGGCCACAGCCTGAGTTCTTGGCAGGTTGCCATGTGCTTTTAAGCACCCTCTGCTTCTCCAGCATCCTTGTaaattgtttagaaaaatgtTCCGGGACCCTGATGGGCAGAGACCCCAGGAGTTCTGGCTCACCCTGCCCCGAACTCACCTGCCTTGGCAGGGCCATGCCAGCAAACTAGCTAATTTTAACTAGGATGAACACcacagcagggagagggggaCTGCTGAGAGGCCAGAAAGAGACGGACATctgctgcagaagcagagctCTGCCAGGCACAGCACACACACGGAAAGGAGGGCCACGCCAGCAGTCTGCCCGAGCCCTGTGGGGGTCTGGCTGCAGATGGGTGAcaactggggaaactgaggcactgctCAGTCTTCCTCTCTTGCTCCCAGGGTACGTGAGCCGAGGCAGGCTGGGCACTCggggaggctgcagagctgccccagggcaggacGACTGGGCCATCAGGGGAACGTCTGTCATCCCCTTCATGCGCAGGGTGCTCCcagccccccatcccctcagccAGCCCCAGTGGGGGACAGAGAGGGTGTTCAGCTGCCTCAGGCCACTGCGGCCGAGCCTGCCAAGCTAGGACAGGATGTGAAGGACACAGTCTTCCCCCGGGAGCCATCCTGCATGCACTTGGCTCACTCACTGGCCAAGCAGCAAGCAATTATGGGAGGAAAATGCAACCACCTCCCGGCTAATGGACGATGTGCaggggctctgctctggcaccGTGGCTTTTGGTGCAGGGCTGCGCTGCCTGGGGAGGGTGTCCAGCAGCCATGCTCACAGACCAGGCCAGGGCATGAGATCTGGAGTCCCTGGGGGTACTCCCTGCTCCAGAGGAGGGAGACTCGCTTGGGAGATTCACACATGAGCCAAGTGGGCTGGTCTCAGCCCATCAAAATGCCCAAGGAGGGAAGACCATGATGCTGTCGAGTTACTTCAGTTTAGGAGCACTGGGGTGGTGGGGGCTGACAGCTTGCCCTGGGAAAATCCCTGGGATCCCTTTGTCAGCCCAGCTGCAACATCCCAGCCCTAATGAGCCGCTAGTCTAGTCCCGGCCTGGGGACAACAGCCATCGTCTGCCTGACAGCAGGGGGCTGGCACGACAGCCACTCGCTGCAGATGCGCAGCAGCATGAGCAGCTAATGATACCAGGCCGACAGGGAGGGAGCAGGTGATGATCAGCAGCCGAACCGCGGGGGTTCTTTGGGCTGTTCCTCGACACCAGCTTTGCTCCCTCATTAGTGGGTCAGCACAGGGAGCCACAGCGGCTCCCTGTACGTGGCAGCAATCCCAGCGCCTCAGAGCTGCCGTGCCGAGTGTGGTGAGGCCTCAGAGACACAGAGTggctgaggctggcagggaccttgAGACCATCCAGTCCAGCCCCCTGCTTAGGCAAGGGCAGCTAGAGCAAGTTGCACAGGAATGTGgtcagtcaggttttgaatatctccatggATGGGGACTCTACTATCTCTGAGTAGCCTGTGCCAGagtttgatcaccctcacagtagaagATGGacagccctttgctggactctctccagtatgtccacctctggggagcccagcgctggACCTAGAACTGCAGCTGTGGCTGaccagagctgagtagaggggaagaatcacctcccttgagcTGCTGGCAATGcttctcctaatgcagcccagaaggctggtggcacactgctggcttgtaGTAaacttgtccaccaggatcccaaGGACCTTCTCTGGAAATCTGCTTTCCAGCCACCAGCAGTTGCTGGTGTGTGGGGTCATTCCTCCCCCGGTGCAGGAGCTGGCATTTCCTTTTGCTGAACTAGCCCTAGCCCCAACTCTGCACGCTCAGTCTCCTTATTCCTCCTAGGTCAACACAGATAACCTGCCACCTCCAATTCTGCTCATTGGGATGGACCACTTGAGTCTGGAGGAGCTGATCCTTGGTCCTCTTGGACATCTCTTCTCTTGAGGACATGGGATTCTCCCAAACAGATCTCTGCAGAGGCCagtgtctgctctcctgaaatccagggtTGGGGTCctgcttttgtcttttcttcttctctcaggATCCTGAGCTTCCCTTGGCCAGTCCTTCCTGTCTGTGGGGCCCAGCAGACCACCTGTCCTCAATCACCCATGCCAGCAAGGTGTTGTCAATGTGCTCCAGAAGCCTCCCACGCTGCTTGTGcctccagcagatatcagggGCATTCCCAGCTCCCCATAAGGACCAGGGCCTGCCAACATGGGGCTTCTTCCACATGCCTGAAGAAGGCAAGCTGTGTCCTGATCGGGTGGCATGTAGTGGACACCCATACGGCTGCCTGCTAATCCTGACCCATCATCCCAAAGAGGCAGCAGCCCTGCAAGTGCTCACAGCCTGCTAGTTCCTCCAGGCTGCACCCCATCCTGCCTGCATTACTGGCCCCCACACACGCCCACTTCCCAGCAGGCCATGAGACCTTGCCCACAACATCATCCTGTGGGCACTGTCCTATCTGTGCCCCTATGCTGAAGTGACCCCACTTCAGTCCTGTTTTGCTGGTAACAGAGGCCCTGCTGTTCACACCCCCCAAGCCCTTTATTTACCCACCCCATCCACCATATCCCCACCCAAGCAAGGATTGTCCCCTCCCCTGCCATTCCCAGTTTAAAGTTCTCCTTACCAGGTCAACTGGCCTGCTGGCAGAGGTCACCTGAAGATGTCTGGAGAGTGCTCCCCACACCTCATCAGCCATGAAGGTGCTGAACTGCAAGCGTTTGGGTGGAGCAGGAGGTGCCAGGAGCCACTAGGACAACTTTCACCATCAAGGGCATTTCCACTTTTGAACTTTGCAGGTCCATGCTCTACCACCATAGTTGAAGATCTGGGCTCTTGTAGCTCTAGGGTCTCAGAGATGATCTCTTTCATGCCCTCTCCAATGCCACGCAGCCTGCtgacctcctccagcagctgcccaTTTGGCAGCACAGCTCCAAGACGTGCACAACCAGACACCTCTTGCAGGCTGCAGCCAGGTGCACCAGCCCCAGCAAGAGGCCCCAGGCACCctctgcagctcagggctggccAGGCTGTGTCCTCCAGCATTGCAGGAAGGGTTGCTCCAATGGCTGCTGGGGATTGTGACCTTGGTGTGCTGAGGATGTGCGTGCTGCTCTGAGAAGAGGTGctagcactttctttttttaaaaaaaaaaaccacaacccaaaaacccccaaacaacccacctTTCTGCACAAACTGCTGCCTCTCTCAGCTGCACTACAGTACCTGGGAGCTGAGCCTGGCTCTTATATAGGCTTCGCCCTTGCATTGGCTATGGGGTGGTGGCCCCTCCCTAACCTGGGCTCAGCTGGAACAGGGGCTTCAAGCACTCCTTCCTCGGGGGCAGCTGGTAAAGCTCATCAGAAGCAGCTGGAGCTTACTAGAAACTTGCCAGAAATCAAGGTTTCCTGTggctctctttcctttctcttagcctttcctcatcctcttcctcatcctccccagGCAGCACCAGGCACCCCCATGTTTCTCAGCAGTCCCCCAATGATCCCAGACAGCGTCCAGAAGACCGAGAGCATCTCAAAGAAAGCAGAGCCCATAAACTGCTGTGCCAAGTGCTATGTCTGTGGCTGCCTCTGTTAGCTGTGCTCCCCCACATCGTGATAGGGACCAGAGGATGCTCCCAGCCCCCACACACTTCCCCTGGCCTCGTCTCAAGAACAGtcattttcctccttccagaaCAGACAGCCGGCCATCGATCTGCTCTGCGGCATTGTTTGCCCCTGGGCGGCTCTACTTACAGAAAAGGCCTTCGTCAACCCAAACAGACGCTTCCTCTGTAACCCAAtcctgcagctggggctgggaagAGGAGCCTGCCAGACGGCTCACAGAGCCCCTCAGCACCCCAGGGGCGAGCGAGGCTTCACCCCTGGTCCCAGCACCTCCACAGGCCATTATGGCACAAGGGGGTGGCCCTTGGCACTGCTGGACTGTGCATCCCCCCCAGTCCCGCACAGCCAGGCAGGTTGCAGAGTGACGTGCCCTCGGTCCCAGGTCTCCAGTCCTGGggtggggagctgtggggctgtgggCAGCCCCCTTTGGGGGTGGTGCTGGCCCTCTCCAGGGGCATGCAGGCTGaccccagggctgc carries:
- the RNF26 gene encoding E3 ubiquitin-protein ligase RNF26, which translates into the protein MDLLFALLRGLRVALDLLVLVLDVNFFLVSSLVSALFWLLAAACSLPAAAAAAALACWDGLLLSLASLARAACGLALGALQGLAGLLRGCCCGLEGLKVAGHLLSHLALRGKELLHRGLCGLLGCGQALARQLCEGLAIATSLLAYLVNSLVNVCLIGTQNLFTLLAALWDSVAGPFLRVTDLLAAFLAHVSSGAIAVSILLWSPCQLAFELLASVLELFISIFFVNIYGLGLLLLIIVVGIFVFNPGLLWTLTGYVLSYFNTLPSYHRLQRDVWRLYQVAVLTLGMAMTSQAWRRLVDWSLQVTNWSRGGRTTNRESNQRGAAVPALRPAAPGRLMLAGVGQQPVEHEDWLNAEQIPQARPALSRSAVAGQRHQPPREEPSTSWGKAPRRQQLNAAAGDGEGTLDNDPWMLLKEQEERKKCVICQDQTKTVLLLPCRHLCLCQECTEVLLQQAIYQRNCPLCRQMILQTLNVYL